DNA from Acidobacteriota bacterium:
GATGGTGGCGTTTGGGGAACCTTTAAAAAATTGAACCCCTTCAAGAAGAAAAAAGACAATGATGATTAATTGAAAGCTTAACCGGCTTTCGGATTTTTGAGCTGAGTTGTCCGATGTTTATTGATTTTTTGCGCGATCAGGTCAGCGATTTGTTGTGGATGCTTTCTTGAGGTGCTGATTGTGAGTTCCGATTCAGCGTATACAGATTCGCGGCGGGCAAGCAGGGCTTTCAGTTCGGTCATCGCCGAGGGATTATCTTTCATCGGTCTGAGGTCGCCTTGATTCAACACTCTGGTCATATGCTCTCTCGGAGTTGCGCGTAACCAGACGGTAAAGCAGAACCGTTTGACGAGATTCCAACTTTCCGTGTCGTTGACAATGGAGCCGCCTGCGGCGAGCACACAGCTTTTCGAGTTGCGGAAAAGTTTTTGCAAAACTTCTGCTTCAAGCCTGTGATAATAATTTTCTCCGTGAATCGAAAAAATTTCTCCGAGTTTCATACCCGCGGCTTTTTCGATATGCGCGTCGAGTTCTATAAATTCGGTGTTCAGTTTGTTGGCTAATAATTCACCGATGGTTGATTTCCCGGCGCCGCGCAGACCGATGAGGGCAATAAATTTGGAGTGCAGGGTTTTCGCGCGCATTGCGAACCATTCCTGCAACGCCTGTAAATCGGCTTCACTGCATTCGGAAAACTTTTTCCAGACCTGTGAGCGCAAAGAGTGATCGCTATTGGTCGGCGGGAGCAATTCATTTAGAGAGCAGGAAAGCGCCTGCGCGACACGCGCCAGACCGGCAATCGAAATGTTGCCTTGTCCGGCTTCGAGTTGATTAATGAAACGCAAGGAGAGGTCTGCGCGTGAAGCCAATTCGCGAATCGTCAAATCGGCTTCAAGACGACGGTTTCTCACGCGCAGACCGATGTTTTTTAAAAGCGAATTTTTCTCTCGTTCATTCATTGAACCATCGCATTGACAAGCAACTCGGCAACGAAATTAAAGACGAACATATTCAAAATCGAACGGCTTGCCATTGATGCCGCTGGTGGGCGGCGCAATGTAGTTGGCAATTTTACCCGGCTCGAAAACCGGCTGCATCAGGCTTTTCACATAGAGACGGTCTTCGAGGGTTGGCAGCCATTCACCTTGGCGACGTTCAAATTCCGCTTTCGATAACGGATTGCCGTAAACATCGAAGAAACTTCCGGCAAATTCACCGACATGGCGATGGAATCGTTTGCTTGGAATATAGAGGCGTTCGGTGATGCCTTGGTCTTCAATGAACTTATTCCAACGCGCCAGCCCGCGTTCACTATCGCTGATATATTCGGCGCGCAACACTTCATTCAGCCCGTTACGCAGTGGTACTTCGCGAGTTTTGATGACGCCGCCTTCCAGGTAATCGATTTTGGTTGAGCCTTCGATGGCGATGTGGTCGATGTATT
Protein-coding regions in this window:
- a CDS encoding shikimate kinase, which produces MNEREKNSLLKNIGLRVRNRRLEADLTIRELASRADLSLRFINQLEAGQGNISIAGLARVAQALSCSLNELLPPTNSDHSLRSQVWKKFSECSEADLQALQEWFAMRAKTLHSKFIALIGLRGAGKSTIGELLANKLNTEFIELDAHIEKAAGMKLGEIFSIHGENYYHRLEAEVLQKLFRNSKSCVLAAGGSIVNDTESWNLVKRFCFTVWLRATPREHMTRVLNQGDLRPMKDNPSAMTELKALLARRESVYAESELTISTSRKHPQQIADLIAQKINKHRTTQLKNPKAG